A single window of Flavobacterium sp. 140616W15 DNA harbors:
- a CDS encoding GNAT family N-acetyltransferase, with product MEKNTNLIADNINNLTRLWKTVGTPFQSNHKNDTFEYCKIENSGWPNKLWFSQDVNQHSAEKAIETLQANPNLVIPYWDIYGTSSNEILEAKGLVKKTEQVAMALRLDKPFELQNTLEFKRIWNDEDAKIWSDLYPNAFGYIISKEILVHNYHEVQFHLVTYQNQPIGTFMLFQTENNIGIHGVGVIPEMRRKGFAEEIMKYALNLAIDLNAEYALLQASVMGKGIYTKLGFEDLFIIKNYILKNE from the coding sequence ATGGAAAAAAATACAAATCTTATAGCAGACAACATTAACAATCTTACCCGTTTATGGAAAACAGTAGGAACTCCTTTTCAATCGAATCATAAAAATGATACTTTCGAATATTGCAAAATAGAAAATTCAGGTTGGCCAAATAAATTATGGTTTAGTCAGGATGTTAATCAACATAGTGCCGAAAAAGCAATTGAAACACTACAAGCCAACCCTAATTTGGTAATTCCATATTGGGATATTTACGGAACAAGTTCTAATGAAATACTAGAAGCCAAAGGTTTGGTAAAAAAAACAGAACAAGTAGCCATGGCATTAAGACTAGACAAACCATTTGAGCTACAAAACACACTAGAATTCAAACGTATATGGAATGACGAAGATGCAAAAATCTGGTCCGACTTATATCCCAATGCATTTGGTTATATAATTAGTAAAGAAATTCTAGTTCATAATTACCATGAAGTACAATTTCATTTAGTTACATACCAAAACCAACCAATCGGTACTTTTATGTTATTCCAAACCGAAAATAATATTGGAATCCATGGAGTTGGTGTTATCCCAGAAATGAGAAGAAAAGGTTTTGCCGAAGAAATAATGAAATATGCACTCAATCTTGCTATAGATTTGAATGCCGAATATGCTTTATTGCAAGCATCTGTAATGGGAAAAGGAATCTATACCAAACTTGGCTTTGAAGACTTGTTTATCATAAAAAATTACATTTTAAAAAACGAGTGA
- a CDS encoding ketopantoate reductase family protein codes for MNSDTIKIGILGIGGIGGFVGAPLAKKYKDSTTQIIFICRGATKNAIQKSGLIFESKGTKETIFPDLVSDDPTEIGILDVLIVTSKSYSLSEILTTYKDCIGTNTIIITLQNVVNAREIIRETLPELGQIMEGCIYVASNAKSPGHIQHIGGPGKIFVGGEKENKWLIDLLTTGGLDIAYVADINQILWKKYLFVAPVAAITSAYKVTFGQLLEDKNLMHILENMMIEIQSLARKNNINLTIEDIETSKDLLTKFPFESKSSLQLDFENKNQTEKAFLVDYVIENCAKNKIPTPFYESVNERIILQSQH; via the coding sequence ATGAACTCAGATACAATAAAAATAGGAATTCTTGGGATTGGTGGAATCGGCGGATTTGTAGGAGCACCATTGGCAAAAAAGTACAAAGACAGTACAACCCAAATTATATTCATTTGCAGAGGCGCAACTAAAAATGCCATCCAAAAAAGCGGATTAATATTTGAATCTAAAGGCACTAAAGAAACTATATTTCCTGATTTAGTATCAGATGATCCAACAGAAATTGGAATCTTAGATGTATTGATTGTTACCAGCAAATCTTATTCATTAAGCGAAATCCTAACTACTTATAAAGATTGCATAGGTACTAATACCATAATAATCACTTTGCAGAATGTTGTAAATGCTAGAGAGATTATTCGTGAAACATTGCCCGAATTAGGACAAATTATGGAAGGTTGTATTTATGTAGCTTCTAATGCTAAAAGCCCAGGACATATTCAGCATATTGGAGGACCAGGAAAAATTTTCGTTGGAGGAGAAAAAGAGAATAAATGGCTAATAGATCTATTAACAACAGGAGGTTTAGACATAGCTTATGTAGCTGATATTAATCAGATACTTTGGAAAAAATACTTATTTGTAGCTCCAGTTGCTGCAATAACTTCAGCTTACAAAGTCACTTTTGGACAACTCTTAGAAGATAAAAATCTAATGCATATTCTAGAAAATATGATGATCGAGATTCAGTCACTTGCACGCAAAAATAATATCAACCTGACGATAGAAGATATCGAAACCTCAAAAGATTTATTGACTAAATTTCCATTTGAGTCCAAATCATCTTTACAATTGGATTTTGAAAACAAAAACCAAACTGAAAAAGCCTTCTTAGTAGATTACGTCATTGAAAATTGCGCTAAAAACAAAATCCCAACTCCCTTTTACGAAAGTGTCAACGAAAGAATTATTTTGCAAAGTCAGCACTAA
- a CDS encoding efflux RND transporter permease subunit, whose amino-acid sequence MFKIFIQRPVLATVISILLVILGVLGLTKLPLQQFPDIAPPSVLVTAVYPGASAETVLRSVAPSLEESINGVENMTYMSSTASNDGTLAITVFFKLGTDADQAAVNVQNRVSQATSQLPSEVVQQGVTTAKQQNSFIMGIGLYTEDEAKYDQTFIANYAQINIIPEIKRIPGVGSASIFGGVRDYSMRVWLNPTQMATYQVTPNEVMKAIQDKSLEAAPGKFGERSKEVFEYVIKYKGKLTKPEEYEKIAIRANADGSILRVKDVARVELGAYSYNSLTRLNGKKGVVIGIIQLAGSNSNDIQVAINKLMEKSAKSFPAGIKQNVFYSTKVSLDQSIDQVKHTLVEAFILVFIVVFIFLQDFRSTLIPAIAVPVAILGTFFFMQLFGFSINLLTLFALILAIGIVVDDAIVVVEAVHAKMEHKNLSAKAATNEAMHEITGAIISITLVMAAVFLPVGFMEGSTGVFYRQFAFTLAIAILISAVNALTLSPALAALFLKNNHATHATDPEAKKGFKEKFFIGFNKSFNSLTNRYVGSLRFLIRNKWVSLGGLAVITAATILMVKTTPAGFIPTEDQGFIAIAVNTPSGTSLDGTQKVMTEAENTLRGLDPSRFVTAISGFNLLTNSTSPSSAVIFVLLKPNEERGAVKNIDQIMADVQAKLGTISGGSFFVFSFPTVPGFSNVEALDLVLQDKTGGKLDKFSGISQTFIGELMKRPEIAVAFTTFKADYPQLQLDIDDEKADQLGVNVKDILQTMQAYFGSAQASDFNRFGKYYRVVVQADIADRAEPSSINNVFVKNKNGGMVPINTLVKLTRIYGSETASRYNLFNSISINAIPKPGFSSGDAIKAIEEVAAQQLPTGYSYEFSGQTREEISSGGQSTTIFLLCLIFIYFLLAAQYESYILPLAVILSIPVGVFGVFVAIGLTGIENNIYVQVALVMLIGLLAKNAILIVEFASQRRKAGKSLVAASIEAAKLRLRPIIMTSLAFVVGIIPMMSATGPSAKGNHSISIGAAGGMISGVILGVLIIPVLFIVFQHLQEKVSGKSLAVIHNEEK is encoded by the coding sequence ATGTTCAAAATATTCATACAAAGACCTGTACTGGCAACTGTTATCTCCATTTTATTGGTGATATTGGGTGTACTTGGACTTACAAAACTACCCTTACAACAGTTTCCCGATATTGCACCTCCATCGGTTTTGGTAACAGCAGTATATCCGGGAGCAAGTGCCGAAACTGTCTTACGTTCGGTAGCACCATCACTAGAAGAGTCAATAAATGGTGTCGAGAACATGACTTATATGAGCTCAACAGCTAGTAATGATGGTACGCTAGCCATTACTGTTTTCTTTAAATTGGGTACAGATGCAGATCAGGCTGCAGTTAACGTTCAAAACAGAGTTTCACAAGCAACAAGTCAATTGCCATCAGAGGTAGTTCAGCAAGGAGTAACAACTGCAAAACAACAAAATAGCTTTATCATGGGTATAGGTTTATATACCGAAGACGAAGCTAAATATGATCAGACATTTATTGCCAATTATGCTCAAATCAATATTATTCCTGAAATAAAACGTATTCCTGGAGTAGGTTCAGCGAGCATATTTGGTGGAGTAAGAGATTACTCGATGCGTGTATGGCTAAATCCAACACAAATGGCAACTTATCAGGTTACGCCAAACGAGGTAATGAAAGCGATACAAGATAAAAGCTTAGAAGCAGCTCCAGGTAAATTTGGAGAACGCAGTAAAGAAGTTTTTGAATACGTTATCAAGTATAAAGGTAAATTAACAAAACCTGAAGAATATGAAAAAATAGCTATACGCGCTAATGCCGATGGTTCAATACTTCGTGTAAAAGACGTTGCAAGAGTTGAACTTGGAGCTTATTCATACAATAGTTTAACTCGTTTAAATGGTAAAAAAGGGGTTGTAATAGGTATCATACAATTAGCAGGATCGAACTCAAATGATATTCAGGTAGCAATTAACAAGCTGATGGAAAAATCAGCTAAAAGCTTCCCTGCAGGAATAAAACAAAATGTATTCTATAGCACAAAAGTTTCATTAGACCAATCTATCGATCAGGTAAAACACACTTTGGTAGAAGCATTTATATTAGTATTTATTGTAGTATTTATATTCCTTCAAGATTTTAGATCAACATTAATTCCTGCAATTGCAGTTCCAGTTGCAATTTTGGGTACGTTTTTCTTCATGCAGCTATTTGGATTTTCGATAAATCTGCTAACATTATTTGCCTTGATTCTTGCAATTGGTATTGTCGTCGATGATGCAATTGTCGTCGTCGAAGCAGTGCATGCTAAAATGGAGCATAAGAATTTATCGGCTAAAGCAGCTACAAATGAAGCAATGCACGAAATTACAGGAGCAATTATCTCTATTACCTTGGTAATGGCTGCGGTATTCTTGCCAGTAGGTTTTATGGAAGGTTCTACAGGAGTTTTCTATCGCCAGTTTGCCTTTACATTAGCAATTGCAATTCTAATTTCGGCAGTTAATGCATTAACTTTAAGTCCTGCACTTGCTGCTTTATTCTTAAAAAATAATCATGCAACGCATGCAACTGATCCTGAAGCTAAAAAAGGGTTTAAAGAAAAATTCTTTATAGGATTCAATAAAAGCTTCAACTCATTAACCAACCGTTATGTTGGAAGTTTAAGATTCTTAATCCGTAATAAATGGGTTAGTTTAGGAGGATTAGCTGTAATAACTGCAGCAACTATCTTAATGGTAAAAACTACTCCTGCAGGCTTTATACCAACAGAAGATCAAGGATTTATTGCAATTGCAGTTAATACACCATCAGGAACATCATTAGATGGAACTCAAAAAGTAATGACTGAGGCAGAAAACACATTAAGAGGTTTAGATCCATCAAGATTTGTAACTGCAATTTCAGGATTTAACCTATTAACAAATTCAACAAGTCCATCATCTGCAGTAATTTTCGTATTACTAAAACCAAATGAAGAACGTGGAGCAGTTAAAAATATCGATCAAATTATGGCCGATGTTCAAGCAAAACTAGGTACAATTTCTGGAGGTAGTTTCTTCGTATTCAGCTTCCCAACTGTCCCAGGTTTCAGTAACGTAGAAGCGTTAGATTTAGTACTTCAAGATAAAACTGGAGGTAAACTAGATAAATTTAGCGGAATCTCACAAACCTTTATCGGTGAATTGATGAAACGACCAGAAATTGCAGTAGCATTTACCACCTTTAAAGCTGATTATCCACAATTACAATTGGATATCGATGATGAAAAAGCAGATCAGCTAGGCGTTAATGTAAAAGACATTCTACAAACAATGCAAGCCTATTTTGGTAGTGCACAAGCATCCGATTTTAACCGATTTGGTAAATATTATAGAGTTGTTGTACAAGCAGATATTGCAGATAGAGCTGAACCATCATCAATTAATAACGTCTTTGTAAAAAACAAAAATGGCGGAATGGTTCCAATCAATACTTTGGTAAAACTGACTCGTATTTATGGATCCGAAACTGCTTCGAGATATAACTTATTCAACTCAATTTCAATTAATGCCATTCCAAAGCCAGGATTTAGTTCAGGAGATGCCATTAAAGCAATTGAAGAAGTTGCCGCACAACAATTGCCAACAGGATATAGCTATGAATTTTCAGGACAAACACGTGAAGAAATATCTTCAGGAGGACAATCAACAACGATTTTCTTACTTTGTCTTATATTCATATACTTCCTACTTGCTGCACAATACGAAAGTTACATCTTGCCTTTGGCAGTAATTTTATCAATCCCGGTTGGAGTATTTGGAGTATTTGTAGCTATCGGATTAACTGGTATCGAGAATAACATTTATGTACAAGTAGCTCTGGTCATGCTTATAGGATTACTCGCCAAGAATGCCATTCTTATTGTCGAATTTGCTTCGCAACGAAGAAAAGCAGGAAAATCATTAGTCGCAGCATCAATAGAAGCTGCAAAACTAAGACTTAGACCAATTATCATGACATCATTAGCATTTGTCGTGGGAATAATCCCGATGATGAGCGCTACAGGTCCATCTGCAAAAGGAAACCACTCTATCAGTATTGGTGCCGCAGGCGGAATGATTTCAGGAGTAATCCTTGGGGTATTAATCATCCCAGTTCTGTTTATCGTATTCCAACATTTACAAGAAAAGGTTTCTGGAAAATCATTAGCCGTAATACATAACGAAGAAAAATAA
- a CDS encoding helix-turn-helix transcriptional regulator, whose product MNNTFFIYKDFEIYSVEELTWKKEVHRHNFFELLYIEYGTGNHILNSIHHNYKQHDTYLLTPKDYHSFKTLEPTKFHCLRFLPNFFSNRSEIEEIEKLFYYHNQLKGNLILPDEDKTFCELVILKILDEVAKQKGQNEIIIKSLMMSLIQIIRRNASVNESDINIQTTEVLKIDTILSYIRFNIANPHLLKKKEMASYFNVSIHYIGEYFKTHLNITLRDYIVQTKLKVVTEKLSKSNLTFSEISNDLGFIDSSHFNKFIMRSTGVSPSEFRKRI is encoded by the coding sequence ATGAATAACACTTTTTTTATATATAAAGATTTCGAAATTTATTCGGTTGAAGAATTAACTTGGAAGAAAGAGGTGCATAGGCATAACTTTTTTGAGCTGTTATATATTGAGTATGGCACAGGCAATCATATTCTGAATTCAATTCATCATAATTATAAACAGCATGATACTTATTTGCTTACGCCAAAAGATTACCATTCTTTTAAAACATTAGAACCTACAAAGTTTCATTGCTTGCGTTTCTTGCCTAATTTTTTTTCGAATAGGAGCGAAATTGAAGAAATTGAAAAATTATTTTATTACCACAATCAGCTCAAAGGAAATTTGATTTTGCCAGATGAGGATAAGACATTTTGTGAATTGGTGATTTTAAAAATATTAGATGAAGTAGCAAAGCAAAAGGGGCAGAACGAAATTATAATCAAGAGTTTGATGATGTCACTTATTCAAATAATTAGAAGGAATGCGAGTGTAAATGAAAGCGATATAAATATCCAAACTACTGAGGTTCTTAAGATAGATACTATTCTAAGCTATATTCGTTTTAATATTGCTAATCCACATTTGCTAAAGAAAAAAGAAATGGCCAGCTATTTTAATGTTTCTATACATTATATTGGTGAATATTTTAAAACTCATTTAAATATTACTTTAAGAGATTATATTGTACAAACCAAACTGAAGGTAGTAACTGAAAAATTGAGTAAAAGCAATTTGACTTTTTCAGAAATCAGTAATGATTTGGGTTTTATAGATAGCAGTCATTTTAATAAATTCATTATGCGAAGTACCGGAGTTTCTCCATCTGAGTTTAGGAAGAGGATTTAA
- a CDS encoding TetR/AcrR family transcriptional regulator gives MASKDRILRQKEETRKNILDAACTIVKEDGWQGLSMRKIADKIEYTAPIIYEYFSNKEAILQELTGRGFVKLTIELEKAKSKFDNPEEQLEAMWMAYWDFAFTNTDMYQLMFGVQMTCCNERCSASEAPYKLFTAVIAEIMKESKPTEDVIKQKYFTFFSVIHGLISINIINKSEVLETINTQILKDAIGGIIKSIR, from the coding sequence ATGGCAAGCAAAGATCGAATTTTAAGACAAAAAGAAGAGACCAGAAAAAACATTCTGGACGCTGCCTGTACTATTGTAAAAGAGGATGGATGGCAAGGTCTTAGTATGCGAAAAATTGCAGACAAGATTGAATATACAGCCCCAATTATTTATGAATACTTTTCGAATAAAGAAGCAATATTACAAGAATTAACTGGTAGAGGTTTTGTTAAGTTAACTATTGAACTTGAAAAAGCAAAAAGTAAATTTGACAACCCTGAAGAGCAACTAGAAGCTATGTGGATGGCTTATTGGGACTTTGCATTTACCAATACCGATATGTATCAGTTAATGTTTGGTGTGCAAATGACTTGCTGTAATGAGCGATGTTCGGCTTCAGAAGCACCTTACAAACTATTTACTGCCGTTATTGCCGAAATAATGAAAGAAAGTAAGCCTACTGAAGATGTAATTAAACAAAAATATTTTACATTCTTTTCAGTAATACACGGTTTAATCTCTATCAATATCATCAATAAAAGTGAAGTTTTAGAAACAATTAACACTCAAATTTTAAAAGACGCCATTGGTGGAATCATAAAATCGATACGTTAA
- a CDS encoding DUF2339 domain-containing protein gives MSSILVSVYLAIDEVNAANKTMLYVTQATCILLSVVYSYLQIKCLKEKGKMFIAILPILQNLWIITLLFIQVEMAYLPLLFMLLAILNFGLIAYKKIDLVPESVLMIGLLSILISVLYSIKELNKFSLLDWVLQLSSIALLIVLVLLMNKKDFVKSFKIDYQIVINIWLSIIMFSQLEHKWLPVFWAVTAIINLCLYYKKIGTKKEISIVYYLLANFHLAFISFNYYESKFEFVYLIIFALLALYIFIIYKYIEDFKFRNSIIIYPATFSIGLFLFLSFDKGILTFFWILESLGLLILGIILKEKYFRYVSLSLVGVCVIRLMFFDLSNADFLIRALVLLGVGVVLLIMNTLFKKYKERFD, from the coding sequence ATGAGTTCTATACTTGTAAGTGTTTATTTAGCTATTGATGAAGTAAATGCTGCTAATAAAACGATGCTTTATGTGACACAAGCTACATGCATTTTGTTGTCTGTTGTTTATAGTTATTTACAGATTAAATGCTTGAAAGAAAAAGGAAAAATGTTTATTGCTATTTTACCTATTCTTCAAAACCTATGGATTATAACTTTATTATTTATTCAGGTAGAGATGGCTTATTTACCGCTATTATTTATGCTTTTGGCAATTCTTAATTTTGGTTTAATCGCATACAAAAAAATAGATTTAGTCCCAGAATCGGTACTTATGATTGGGTTATTGTCTATTTTAATCTCCGTTTTATATAGCATCAAAGAACTAAATAAGTTTAGCTTGTTAGACTGGGTGTTACAACTTTCTAGTATTGCTTTATTGATCGTTTTAGTGCTTTTGATGAATAAAAAAGACTTTGTTAAATCATTTAAAATTGATTATCAAATTGTCATAAATATTTGGCTTTCGATTATTATGTTCTCTCAATTAGAACACAAATGGCTTCCTGTATTTTGGGCAGTAACAGCTATAATAAACTTATGTCTTTATTATAAAAAAATCGGCACTAAGAAAGAGATTAGCATTGTTTATTATTTATTAGCAAATTTTCATCTGGCGTTTATTAGTTTCAATTATTACGAATCTAAATTTGAATTTGTTTACCTGATTATATTTGCCTTATTAGCACTATACATTTTTATTATCTATAAATACATTGAAGATTTCAAATTCAGAAATAGTATTATTATCTATCCTGCTACTTTTAGTATTGGATTGTTTTTGTTTCTTTCGTTTGACAAAGGAATCTTAACGTTCTTCTGGATTTTAGAATCTCTTGGATTACTAATACTAGGAATTATTCTGAAAGAAAAATATTTCCGTTATGTTTCGCTTTCCTTAGTGGGTGTTTGCGTAATTCGACTAATGTTTTTTGATTTATCGAATGCGGATTTCCTAATAAGAGCTTTAGTTTTATTGGGCGTTGGAGTAGTGCTTTTGATAATGAATACTTTGTTCAAAAAATATAAAGAGAGATTTGATTAA
- a CDS encoding Crp/Fnr family transcriptional regulator, which yields MTINKDKYGSDLKLKLQSYAPITETSWKLIENIAEFQLLEKGEILLRNGQIAKEIYFICKGALRAYITDIEGNIYNKNIFLEGFLAGSTVSLLQQTPSDFTIEALEDCVLIAINYKKYRELINQNEDLKNYYIAYLEKNWVIEKEQREISLVMENTTERYLDLLAKHPDISHRIPLLHIASHLGITPTQLSRIRKSLDQKT from the coding sequence ATGACAATCAATAAAGATAAATATGGCAGCGATTTAAAATTAAAGCTCCAAAGCTATGCACCTATTACAGAAACCTCTTGGAAATTAATAGAAAACATTGCTGAATTTCAACTTTTAGAAAAGGGCGAAATCCTTTTACGGAATGGACAAATTGCCAAAGAGATTTACTTTATATGCAAAGGTGCTTTAAGAGCTTATATTACCGATATAGAAGGAAATATCTATAACAAGAACATTTTCTTAGAAGGCTTTTTGGCAGGGTCAACAGTTTCATTATTACAACAAACACCTTCTGATTTTACAATCGAAGCGTTAGAAGATTGTGTTCTTATTGCTATTAACTACAAAAAATACAGAGAGTTAATTAACCAAAATGAAGATTTAAAAAACTATTATATTGCTTACCTTGAAAAAAACTGGGTAATCGAAAAAGAACAAAGAGAGATTTCGCTCGTTATGGAAAATACTACCGAAAGATACCTCGATTTACTAGCAAAGCATCCAGATATTTCGCATAGAATCCCCCTACTCCATATAGCATCACATTTAGGAATTACTCCAACACAACTAAGCCGAATAAGAAAAAGTTTAGATCAGAAGACCTAA
- a CDS encoding efflux RND transporter periplasmic adaptor subunit — MKKIIITSVLIALVVIGCADKAQAPAPTAPLLPILAIKNTNATTDSEYPASIQGTIDVEIRPQVSGNLDRVLVDEGAYVSKGQSLFKINERPFREQLNNALANLHGAEAALINAQLEIDKLTPLVQNKVVSDYQLKTAKASHRIAAANIEQARAMVESAKINLSYTTITAPVSGYIGRLPKKQGSLVSVSDIEPLTKLSDVHEVYAYFSLGETDFINFKTQYSGNTVGDKIKNLPPVSLILADGNAYTQLGKIDMVDGQFDKNTGAITLRATFPNSNGTLRSGNTGKIRLGIQHDDAILVPQSATIEMQDKVFVYTLSKENKVNKMPITIIGKMGTDYLIKDGVKSGDQIVLSGIDKLQEGQVIQPEKSTAKVAQIINKK, encoded by the coding sequence ATGAAAAAAATAATAATTACCAGTGTCCTTATTGCCTTAGTTGTAATAGGATGTGCAGATAAGGCTCAAGCGCCTGCTCCTACTGCCCCATTATTACCAATACTTGCTATTAAAAACACAAATGCTACAACAGATTCTGAATATCCTGCTTCGATACAAGGAACGATTGATGTAGAAATTCGTCCACAAGTGAGCGGTAACCTAGACCGGGTTTTAGTAGATGAAGGAGCTTACGTTTCAAAAGGACAATCACTATTCAAAATAAACGAACGTCCATTTCGTGAACAACTTAACAATGCATTAGCAAACCTCCACGGAGCCGAAGCTGCATTAATCAATGCTCAACTAGAAATTGATAAACTAACTCCATTGGTACAAAACAAAGTAGTTTCTGATTATCAATTAAAAACGGCAAAAGCCTCTCATAGAATTGCTGCTGCAAACATTGAACAAGCCAGAGCAATGGTAGAATCTGCTAAAATTAATTTAAGTTATACCACAATTACAGCTCCAGTAAGCGGATACATCGGAAGACTTCCAAAAAAACAAGGAAGCTTAGTTTCAGTATCTGATATAGAACCATTAACAAAATTATCAGATGTTCATGAGGTATATGCCTATTTCTCATTAGGAGAGACCGATTTTATCAATTTCAAAACTCAATATTCTGGAAATACTGTTGGAGATAAAATCAAAAACTTACCACCAGTATCTTTAATACTTGCAGATGGTAATGCTTATACACAATTAGGGAAAATCGATATGGTTGATGGCCAATTCGATAAAAATACTGGCGCAATAACACTTAGAGCAACTTTCCCTAATTCAAATGGAACATTACGTTCAGGAAACACAGGGAAAATTCGTTTAGGAATTCAGCATGATGATGCCATTTTGGTACCGCAATCAGCTACTATAGAAATGCAAGACAAAGTTTTTGTTTATACACTAAGTAAAGAAAACAAGGTAAACAAAATGCCGATCACAATTATCGGAAAAATGGGAACAGATTACCTGATCAAAGATGGTGTTAAATCTGGTGATCAAATTGTATTAAGTGGTATCGATAAACTTCAGGAAGGTCAAGTAATTCAGCCCGAGAAATCGACTGCTAAAGTTGCCCAAATAATTAACAAAAAATAA
- a CDS encoding TolC family protein, which yields MKNYITKTVVVLLLITTFISCKVSKDIEVPKDAFPDNFRGASASSDTTSTATMEWKTFFTEKDIVKLIDSAITKNNDLQIATKNIEIAQYQLTQAKWGNIPEVNAFINGSINNPSKNSFNGHNLNQSLNKSHIEDYSAGIGLSWEADIWGKIRSQKKEAYAGYLQSEEVKKALQTTIVSNVSKGYYNLLMLDSQLEIAKKNLKLNDSTTFIIKLKYDAGQVTSLAIQQSEAQKLIAAQLIPLLEQNIAIQENALSVLTGSFPSSKERTITLNSIELKQNLTTGIPSSLVRQRPDVKSAELALVKANATVGITKASLYPTLKITASGGLNSFETSNWFNIPASLFGTALGGLTQPLLNSKRIRTQYNIAKAEREKAVLNFRQSVLVAVSEVSDALVKIEKLESQQYFLKERVKTLQQATTNSNMLFKNGMADYLEVITAQANILQSELELANIKREQLTANTELYRALGGGWK from the coding sequence ATGAAAAATTATATAACAAAAACTGTTGTGGTATTGTTACTCATCACAACATTCATATCCTGTAAAGTTTCAAAGGATATTGAAGTTCCAAAAGATGCATTTCCTGATAATTTCAGGGGTGCATCCGCTTCAAGCGATACTACAAGTACTGCTACTATGGAATGGAAAACGTTCTTTACAGAGAAAGACATCGTAAAACTGATAGACAGTGCAATTACAAAAAATAATGATTTGCAAATCGCAACTAAAAATATTGAAATTGCACAATATCAATTAACGCAGGCAAAATGGGGAAATATCCCCGAAGTAAATGCTTTTATAAACGGAAGCATCAATAATCCATCTAAGAATAGTTTCAATGGACATAATCTGAATCAATCTTTAAATAAAAGTCATATCGAAGATTATTCCGCTGGAATAGGACTATCATGGGAAGCAGATATTTGGGGTAAAATTCGCAGTCAGAAAAAAGAAGCTTATGCAGGATATCTTCAGTCAGAAGAAGTAAAAAAAGCATTGCAAACGACTATAGTTTCTAATGTTTCCAAAGGATATTACAATCTTTTAATGCTAGATTCACAATTAGAAATTGCCAAAAAAAACCTGAAATTAAATGATAGTACCACTTTCATCATCAAATTAAAATACGATGCAGGTCAGGTAACATCATTAGCAATTCAGCAATCAGAGGCACAAAAACTAATTGCCGCACAATTGATCCCTTTATTGGAGCAAAATATCGCCATTCAGGAAAACGCATTAAGCGTATTAACAGGTTCATTCCCTAGCTCAAAAGAAAGAACAATTACACTGAATTCAATCGAATTAAAACAAAATTTAACAACTGGAATTCCATCATCATTAGTAAGACAGAGACCCGATGTAAAAAGTGCCGAATTAGCATTGGTTAAAGCAAATGCTACTGTTGGAATTACAAAAGCAAGCTTATACCCAACTCTTAAAATTACAGCAAGCGGAGGATTAAATTCATTCGAAACAAGTAATTGGTTTAATATCCCAGCTTCTTTATTCGGAACTGCACTTGGCGGATTAACACAACCTCTGTTAAACAGTAAAAGAATAAGAACACAGTACAATATTGCTAAAGCGGAGAGAGAAAAAGCAGTCTTAAACTTCAGACAATCAGTGCTCGTTGCTGTAAGTGAAGTATCAGATGCTTTGGTTAAAATTGAAAAACTAGAAAGTCAACAATATTTTCTTAAAGAGCGTGTAAAAACATTGCAGCAAGCAACAACCAACTCAAATATGCTATTCAAAAACGGAATGGCAGATTATCTGGAAGTTATTACAGCACAAGCAAATATATTACAAAGCGAGTTGGAACTAGCCAACATCAAACGCGAACAATTAACCGCCAATACCGAATTATATAGAGCACTCGGTGGAGGATGGAAATAA